The window CGAATTTGATGAAAAACTAACTCGTTTGCAGCAGTTGAATCATGCCTGTTTGATGAACAAACTTGCTGCCCGTGTGAACAAAACAACATGCTATCTATATGTGTTGATCCGTTAAATGAAGGTAAGGATAGCATGTTTGTTTGTTCACACAGGCAGCAGGATTGGGGGCTTCGCAAGGTAGTTAGTTTGTTCATCAAAAACAGGCATGATTCAACTGCTGCAAACGAGTTAGTTTTTCATCAAATTCGTGCCGCATGGCTATACTAAATAGAGGCTCGATAAGTGTCTTCacttcaaaaataaaagaaatttagTACTAGCACGTACGGCTATGGATGCTGCAAACAGGCCTTCCGCAATTTTTGCCCAAATAGAGCAACtgcaaaatgaaattaaaaagcACCGTAGAGTGCTAAACAACCTTTTGAGAAGGTTAGAACAATGGATCCTGCAAGGAAAGAAGCGCGCATTCGCGCTACCAGAGAGCGCATAGAGGGTTTGTCAAACAAAAAAGAGTCGACGGACTCTTCTATTCTAGTCTCCCCGGCGAACGGGGATGACAGCATGCACAAGTAGGTATTCCTGCTCCGCCTGCAGCGCTTGCTGCCTCTGTGACAAACCCTCCATGCGTTCTCTGGTAGCGCGAATGCCCGCTTCTTTCCTTGCAGGATCCATTGTTCTAACACTTCTCAAAAGGTTGTTTAGCACTCTATGGTgctttttaatttcattttgcaGTTGCTCCATTTCGGCAAAAGTTGCGGAAAGTCTGTTTGTAGCATCTATAGCCATACGTGCTAGTActaaatttcttttatttttgaagtGAAGACACTTATCGAGCCTCTATTTATAGAGTGTATAGTATAGCCATGCGTCACGAATACTATTATATATTTCTCATTCCCTGCTTTTATAGTATTAAATTTTATGGTTGCTTTACAGTCGGTCCCATGCTATTTTTACAATCACTATGGAGCAAAAGAAAATTGCCAATTCTTCTAAGGAActaaataatgatgatattggTGATGATATCCTATGTGCAAAACTACATTTAGTAGACCTTGCTGGTTCTGAGCGTGCAAAGCGAACAGGTGCAGATGGCATGCGCCTCAAAGAAGGTAAatctaatattaattataaaaaaattattatgggcagtaattttttttttctttttggttcTTATTGGTTCTGGCTGCATTATTATATATTGGGAATTaagaaatttatgttttttttgtttttcatttgGTTGAAGCAATCATTGGAAACATTTAAGtaatagtttaattattttgctgCTTGCCATAATGTGATTTCACAATTACTTGTTTAGGCATTCATATCAATAAGGGCTTGCTAGCTCTTGGTAATGTGATAAGTGCTTTGGGAGATGAAAAGAAGCGTAAAGAAGGGGGCCATGTTCCATACCGTGATAGCAAGTTGACTCGCTTGTTACAGGTACCTAAGTTACTTACAATTGTTTTAAAGGTGAAATCTTATGTACAATTAGTTCTTACAAACTTTGACATCTGAGGCTTAGTTAATGAAAGAAGTAATGTAGGAAGATGACCTAGATTTCTCTCACACAAGTAAATGTTAAATGAAGAACTAGGGTTTAACGAAGCAAATAAGTTAATGTAAAGTTATTTTAACACTGCAAATTGTCTTGTTGCTTGTTCAAATGCTTTTTTCTCACAATTGTTCAAATTTTGATAGGATTCTTTGGGAGGAAACAGTAAAACGGTGATGATTGGTATGCCATTTATTTAAATTTGCCAGTTGAGAATTCTAAAGACTTTTGCAGATGTTTTAAAATCttgttttcttgtttgttttgttgtcATAGCTTGTGTTAGTCCTGCTGACACTAATGCTGAAGAAACTCTAAACACATTGAAATATGCAAATCGTGCCCGCAACATTCAGAATAAGGCAGTAGTAAGTTTGCTTGTTTAGCAGTTTTCCTGTTTATTGCTTCCAGTTTCCACTTGTTCTTTCTGTGATGATCTCAAACTTCACTGCTTGATGATGTAAAGGTAAATCGAGATCCAATGGCAGCTCAAACTCAAAGAATGAGGAGCCAAATTGAGCAATTGCAAGCTGAATTATTGTTTTACCGAGGCGATGCAAGTGCCCCATTTGATGAACTCCAGGTATGTTTACTTAAAGaatttgtcaaatgtgcattTCATTTCTATTGGTCGAATACCCAGctgatttataattttttctctCCAGATTCTCAAACATAAAGTATCTTTGCTCGAAGCAAGTAATGCAGATTTGCAGCGGGAACTTCAGGAGCGACGAGTCACTTGTGAACACTTGACACAAACCGCTGTTAATGCTCAGGTTACATTTTCTGTTTGTTTGTTTCAATATTTTGAATATTATTCCAGAGTTCTTGTAAAAATTGGCCAAGTCTGAGTTTCATCAAATATTTCAGGTTGAAAAGGACAAATTACTGATGAAAATTGAAGCAGCTCGTAATGGTGAAACTTGGGACGAGATTGACTCTAGTTCCAACAAGGTAAGAATACAGTGACTATCTGCCCTTGTATTAAAGCAACTTTTATAGAAACATTAACTGACTCAAAGTTCTAAAACATGTCAGGCTTTTGATTTATTAAAAAACTATGtttcaaaaattcaagaattagaAGGAGAGTTGCTGCGGTTGAAAAATTTGCCGAACTCGAAGCGTAGTAGGTTTGTTGATTGTATTGTATCAGATGACGGATTGTTACACTCAAAAATTGAATCATTTCCATCCTTAAATGAGCTTTCATCCAATCCTGATTCCAAAGTTGTGGACATTTTAGGTAAGATACTTGAAGCTTTAATTAATTAGCTAGAGCATTTGTAATTTGATGGTTTCTTGCTTGTTAAAGCGCAATTTTCTTTCTATTCTGTTCATGCAAGCAAAACAATGCTTCTTATATCTTGTGCTTTTTGTTTGTTGGCTGTCTCATGCTCatttcatatatatttattttgtttgtttctTATATTGGATTAGTGCTTTCATATCCGTAAAAATTATGCATTTCTATTTATTGGTTAGGGTAGTTAGAAATTTCAACCCTATTATGCTTTTTCtgacatattttaaatttctgATCATGTTATTAAACAATAAAATCTTATGTGTGATTTACAGAAGAGGTTGATGATGAGGAGAAAGAGCTTGAACATTCTTCTCTTCAAGAAAGATTGGATATGGAGCTGAAAGAATTGGATAGAAAACTTGAACAAAAAGAGGTGAACGGAACACGAGTCCTAATATCCTAGTCATGTGCATATTTTTACTATAGTATCGTAATGTTGTGTAACTTAACTCACATGATTGGATTTATTGGAATATATTATTTACTGCTAGATTGCTGTAGGTAAGTTAAACAGTATCGAACTGTTAAAACATATTTACGGCCAGATAGTTGTAGTTAACTGTTATTATTTTATAACCAGTATAAGACTCAGAACAAAAAAGATGACAAAAGTTTTAATCACAGTCTCATGATTGATTTGCAACTTTTCTGAACTTCTCAGGTGTCACTTGTCCATTGTGAAAATGACCTTGTTTCTCAcaacttttttctttcttttggttCTCCAATGTATAGCTTACTGTTCTTTCTTTCCTATTTTTAATCTGTTCAAGGCTGAAATGAAGCGGTTTGCAAATGGTGATACGTCAGTTCTTAAACAGCATTATGAGAAGAAAGTTCATGAGTTGGAACAAGAAAAGAGATCTTTGCAGGTTTTTGTCAATTACAATATCTGTGCTTGGTTTGAATGCCATCATTACTATATATTGATGCTTGTTCTTTTCGTGTCATATCATTGTCTGTTTCTGTTATCAAATTGCAGAAAGAAATTGAGGAATTGAGATATAACCTTGCAAATATCTCATCTAATTCTGAGGATGGTGCTCAGAAGTTGAAGGAGGACTACCTTAAAAAGTTGACTCTCCTTGAGACACAGGTGAACTCTGGAATGGTGGCCTTTTTCTTGTTTCTTTTAAATAGCAACTGCTCTGAAATTAATATTCTGCATTGCAGGTTGCAGAGTTAAAGAAGAAACAAGATGCTCAAGCACAAATTTTgagacaaaaacaaaaaagtgaTGAAGCAGCAAAGCGACTTCATGAGGAGATTCAGAGAATTAAAACTCATAAGGTGCTTTGTTGTTCTGTAACGACAAAGATAACAGGATACTAAAtattgaattattatttttcatctTATTTCCAATGGAATTGCATGCCAATTAGGTTCAACTGCAAcaaaaaatcaaacaagagtCTGAGCAGTTTAGATTATGGAAGGCATCACGTGAGAAAGAAGTTCTTCAGGTACATCAAAGAAAAGTACTTCATGAGTTTCTAGGGACTACATTGTATATAGGGGTTGAGCAAAAAACCTGTTTGTCTTATTATAGTTGTAAAAAGAGTCATGACACTCTtctatttttcttaaaaatgtCAGCTgaagaaagaaggaagaaggaacgAGTATGAGATGCACAAGCTTTTAGCTTTAAATCAGAGGCAGAAGATGGTAGCTTGATGTGCAGTGCAGTATTTAATTCCTGCTAGTTCTAGATATCTTGCTCAGCTTACTTTCTACGTTTTCATTTTAGGTTCTCCAAAGAAAGACAGAAGAAGCAGCTATGGCCACTAAAAGGCTTAAGGAACTTCTGGAATCTCGAAAGGTTTCCTCCCGTGAAACTACGAGTAAGAAATAATTTCTGCTTCCCTTATTTCATATGTTCACAAATTCTATTAATTGCTGATTTTTATTTGATCTGTGTAGGTGCTGGTAATGGTCCTGGAATTCAGGTACTTCTAATAGTGACATGAACTGTGCATTTTGCATTTATTGAGGTTTATTTTTCAGAGTGCTGTTGCAATTTGTTTTTCTTAATGTCACATACTTCCTTCATGAAGGCTCTGATGCAAGCCATTGAGCATGAGATTGAAGTGACTCTGCGAGTACATGAAGTACGGTCTGAGTATGAAGGCCAAATTGAAGAGTGAGTCTCATCATATAGAATTATTTCAAAGGACTAGTGGGTATTAGTTTATTTGATTTGTGTTGAAAGATATACATTTTGACATGGGAgatatttaaaagaaattttttttgCCTCTATGACTATGTGACTGTCCATTCATATAACTTCTGAATGCAGTCTTGTTCAAATTTAAATGCTTCAGTCTCTTTTTGCATGTGTATCACAAAATCAAGGTCATCTTGTTGAACTCTATTTATTACATGTTGCTGCAAAATCCGGCTGAAATATTTTTTCTTGTTATTTAGGCGGGCTAGAATGGCCAAAGAGGTAGCAAAATTGAAGGAAGAAGCAGAGGTTGTTAAACAAAATAACTTAAGGTgaaggtttatttttgtgttGTATTTATGTCAATAATAGCGACACCTGTTAATGATTGGATATGTTGCTTAAATGATATCAAATGCAGTGATTCTTCAATGTCTCCTGGTGCGaggaattccagaatttttgcaCTTGAAAATATGCTTGCGACTTCCTCTAGCACTCTGGTTTCTATGGCATCACAATTGTCAGAAGCAGAAGAGCGTGAGCGGGGATTCAGTGGTAGGGGCCGCTGGAATCAAGTTCGTTCTCTAGCAGAGGCTAAAAATGTTATGAATTATCTGTTCAACTTAGCATCCTCCGCCAGGTATATAAAAAGGCTTTCTGTTTTCAAGTATCATTCACGTCAGACTTAAATTTCATGTTATTTATCATAAATTCATAAAGTAAAATTGTAGTTTGTGATTTCTAGAAATAATAATTGATAAAATTTTCTATTATTCTtcgtttattttttatgttttatattgttgaaaaatagagggcgagccttggcgcaacggtaaaacgttgttgccgtgtgaccagaggtcacgggttcgagtcttaggagtggcctcttgccaattaaattggcaagggaaggcttgcccccaatacacccttgtggtgggacccctccccggaccctcgctcagcggggacgcgtaatgcgaccgggccgcccttttttataTTGTTGAAAAATAAGAATGATAAGTTGTTAGTTTATTATGCTTTTCAGAATGATCTTTGATATTACTTCGGATGAATTAGGCTGAGTCTGTTTTTGATTTTTGAAGGTGTCAATTGCGGGATAAAGAAGTTGACAGTAGGGAAAAGGATAGTGAAATTAGAGATTTAAAGGAGAAGATAGTGAAACTTAGTACTTTGGCAAGGCATCTCGAAAAGCATAAGGCAGAACTCATTCATCAAGTGAATTCACAGgttaatttcatatttttattacttgGTGATAATGCAAGACCAACTTAATGGGCTGCCATGATGTAGTTAAAAGGaaaattttgattacaaaaataaaatcagaAGAGAGATGAATGTTTTAGAGTTGAGAGAATCTAGATGCTAGAGATGAAGAGAATTAATACATTATAGAGTTTAGCTGATCGGACATTATATTTTGATGACAGAATTTGGCTAACGCAGCACACAAGTATAAATTGCGAAAGCTGGTAAAAATACTTGGCGATTTGAAGACTCAACTTTTGTATAACCTTTCTCttgtcaatttttaattttgttgatGCATGTGTTACTCTTTTTTCATTTCTTAATTAGGGATACCGAAACTCTATTATGTTGATGGAGGATATGGATACATCCGAATCTGGATCTGAATATTCCGATGACGATTGGGTACAATCGGACGTGGATATGGCAGATGATGAATCAGCACGACCAAAGAAACGAGCATATAAGAAACGAACATCCAGAGAATCAGAAAGCTCCAAATTGAATACTTGTGGTGAGGGAGAAGAAGTTAAAGTTGAATCTGAAGTATGTTGTACATGCAGCAGATATTCTTTATGCAAGACATCCAAGTGCCAATGCCGAAATGCTAAGGGCATTTGCGGACCTTCTTGTGGATGTATACCAAGCAAATGCTCCAACAGAGAAGATGCTAAATTCAAGTCAGAAACTGGTTCAGGTTCTGATGAAAAAGAGAGAAATGATgatcttgcatctcatggtgcAATGTTGCTGCAGAATGCGCTTATTGAAAAGGATTGTGAGACAAATAACAGCGGGGGAATGAAAAGGAGGAAACCTTTGTCAGACATAGGCAATACAGTGGTATGCTCTTTTTTATAATTACATGTATGTTTTTGACTGTCTGTTTTACTACTGACCTTGAATCTTAAAAAATGTACAGGCTAAATCAAATGCAGAAAAGCCTAACCGGCGAAAGAAGTGGGGCACGATTCAGCTAGTTCCGGTTGCTGCACCAGAAGCCCCGCAACAGGCAAACAAAAGTATTGGTGAGGCAGAGGTAGAGGCAGAGGCAGGGCATGTAAAGTTAACTAGGTCTATGCAATCAGTTGCTGCATCATCTAAGTCATCTATGAGTAGAAAGGCAGACAAAAATGGTCCAAGTTGTGAAGATGTGCCTTTGAAGCTGCCAAGAGCTATGCTATCAGCCACATCAAATAGCAGTGCATtgttgagagagagaaatgctGATAAATCCAATGAAGTAATTAATAAGGAAGCCAGTGTACATCATCCTTCAAGAAGTCCTGTCCAGCCGCCAAGAACTTCCGAGGAGAAAGAGAATTATGGCCGCTAACTAGATTAGAAAAGGCTTGAGTGCATTTCTTGTGCAGGAAAATTTTCTTTCTAGAAATCCATCCTAGTAAGAGAAGTAACTGTAACTTTTTTAGATTAGTTTCTCGTGGTAATTGTTGTTTTTGTGggttaatatatttttatgctaCTGCATGTTCACTTGTCCCATTCAAACCCGGCTCCGGGTTGAAAACATGATACTCTCTGTCATTTTATATTACTAATGCATTTTTAGCAATATTCTTTCAAATTTGCTCTTATGATTAAAATTGCTCCGGATTGAAAacatgagaattttttttaaaacactgCAAAAAGATACTCCGTCTTTTAATACATGTTTTAATTTTctcaaatttttcatttttatgtcATTTTGTATTATTAACGCACTTTTAGCAACATTTTTTCAAATCTGCTCTTATTTATGATAAGAGAAAGAAGTTTAGTATTAAATGCAAACAATCCtagttaactttttttttattcatatttgttaacttattttttttgttctccTTCTCTAAATACCAGCGCTTTCAATCTCAGTCTCTCGTCGCTTCTCCATCTTGATGCAGAGATGGATTGAGAGAAAGAAAAGTGTTGACTTTGATCAGTTTTCAGATTTTTGATTGAAAAACCTATTCCTTACCAATCATAAAAGGGTTTAAATAAA of the Euphorbia lathyris chromosome 7, ddEupLath1.1, whole genome shotgun sequence genome contains:
- the LOC136200697 gene encoding kinesin-like protein KIN-4C, producing the protein MDNTECVRVAVNIRPLITSELIIGCTDCISVVPGQPQVHIGSHAFTYDYVYGSLVSPSSSIFDDCVAPLVDALFHGYNATVLAYGQTGSGKTYTMGTNYSGEGVNNGIIPKVMESIFQRVEGTKESIEFLIRVSFIEIFKEEVFDLLDQNSSAFFRAEGANNTKPVAPTRAPIQIRETVNGGITLAGVTEAEVRNKEEMASYLSRGSMSRATGSTNMNSQSSRSHAIFTITMEQKKIANSSKELNNDDIGDDILCAKLHLVDLAGSERAKRTGADGMRLKEGIHINKGLLALGNVISALGDEKKRKEGGHVPYRDSKLTRLLQDSLGGNSKTVMIACVSPADTNAEETLNTLKYANRARNIQNKAVVNRDPMAAQTQRMRSQIEQLQAELLFYRGDASAPFDELQILKHKVSLLEASNADLQRELQERRVTCEHLTQTAVNAQVEKDKLLMKIEAARNGETWDEIDSSSNKAFDLLKNYVSKIQELEGELLRLKNLPNSKRSRFVDCIVSDDGLLHSKIESFPSLNELSSNPDSKVVDILEEVDDEEKELEHSSLQERLDMELKELDRKLEQKEAEMKRFANGDTSVLKQHYEKKVHELEQEKRSLQKEIEELRYNLANISSNSEDGAQKLKEDYLKKLTLLETQVAELKKKQDAQAQILRQKQKSDEAAKRLHEEIQRIKTHKVQLQQKIKQESEQFRLWKASREKEVLQLKKEGRRNEYEMHKLLALNQRQKMVLQRKTEEAAMATKRLKELLESRKVSSRETTSAGNGPGIQALMQAIEHEIEVTLRVHEVRSEYEGQIEERARMAKEVAKLKEEAEVVKQNNLSDSSMSPGARNSRIFALENMLATSSSTLVSMASQLSEAEERERGFSGRGRWNQVRSLAEAKNVMNYLFNLASSARCQLRDKEVDSREKDSEIRDLKEKIVKLSTLARHLEKHKAELIHQVNSQNLANAAHKYKLRKLGYRNSIMLMEDMDTSESGSEYSDDDWVQSDVDMADDESARPKKRAYKKRTSRESESSKLNTCGEGEEVKVESEVCCTCSRYSLCKTSKCQCRNAKGICGPSCGCIPSKCSNREDAKFKSETGSGSDEKERNDDLASHGAMLLQNALIEKDCETNNSGGMKRRKPLSDIGNTVAKSNAEKPNRRKKWGTIQLVPVAAPEAPQQANKSIGEAEVEAEAGHVKLTRSMQSVAASSKSSMSRKADKNGPSCEDVPLKLPRAMLSATSNSSALLRERNADKSNEVINKEASVHHPSRSPVQPPRTSEEKENYGR